Below is a genomic region from Vibrio mimicus.
TCAGTAACGATGCCGTTTACCACGCGACGGTAAGGGGTTTCTAGGAAACCGTACTCGTTGCAGCGTGCAAACGCAGACAGCGAGTTGATCAAACCGATGTTTGGACCTTCAGGTGTTTCGATAGGACATAGACGACCGTAGTGAGTTACGTGTACGTCACGAACTTCGAAGCCAGCACGCTCACGAGTCAGACCGCCAGGGCCCAATGCAGAAATACGACGCTTATGCGTAACTTCTGACAACGGGTTGTTCTGGTCCATAAACTGAGATAGCTGGGAAGAACCAAAGAATTCTTTTACAGCAGCAGAAATTGGTTTCGCATTGATCAGGTCTTGTGGCATCACGTTGTCCAGATCGCCCAAGCTCAGGCGTTCTTTCACAGCGCGTTCAACACGTACCAGACCTACACGGAATTGGTTTTCTGCCATTTCGCCAACACTACGGATACGACGGTTGCCAAGGTGGTCGATATCGTCCACTTCGCCTTTACCGTTACGAATCGAGATCAGCTTCTTCATCACTTCGATGATGTCTACTTCATCCAGCGTGCCTTGCTCTTCCGCATCTTCACGACCGATTGAGCTGTTGAACTTCATACGGCCAACAGTTGACAGATCGTAACGCTCTGCAGAGAAGAATAGGCTTTCAAACAGCGCTTCCGCTGCTTCTTTCGTTGGTGGCTCACCAGGGCGCATCATGCGGTAGATTTCTACCAGTGCAGAGATGCGATCTGTGGTGCTATCAACACGCAGGGTTTCTGACATGAACGGACCGTGGTCCAGATCATTGGTAAACAGAACTTCTAGCTTCTTGTAGCCTGCTTGAGACAGGTTAGCCAGCGCTTCCAGGCTAATTTCCTGGTTAGCGGTAATGATCAGTTCGCCAGTCGCTTCATTCACGTAATCTTTCGCAGACACTTTGCCTACGATGTACTCAACCGGAACTTCGATGAAGTTCACGCCATCTTTTTCAAGTTGACGGATGTGACGTGCAGTCACACGACGGCCTTTCTCTACGTAAACCTTACCATCCGCTTCGATATCGAAGGTCGCAGTTTCACCACGCAGACGCTCTGGAACCAACTCCATCATTAGAGTTTGATCTTTCACTTCGAAATTCACTTTTTCGAAGAAGATGTCCAGAATCTCGGCGCTAGTTTTACCTAGTGCACGCAGGATGATCGATGCAGGCAGCTTACGACGACGGTCAATACGTACGTACAGGTTGTCTTTTGGATCGAACTCAAAATCGAGCCATGAACCACGATACGGAATGATACGTGCGTTATACAGAACTTTACCTGAAGAGTGGGTCTTACCCTTATCGCTGTCGAAGAACACGCCTGGGCTTCGGTGCAGCTGGGATACGATAACCCTTTCGGTACCATTGATTACGAAGGTACCATTTTCTGTCATGAGCGGAATTTCGCCCATGTAGACTTCTTGTTCTTTAATATCTTTGACAGTACCTGCTGGCGCGTCTTTATCAAAGATCACTAGGCGTAGTTTAACGCGTAGCGGTTTTGAATAAGTTACACCACGGATTTGACATTCTTTAACGTCAAAAACTGGCTCACCAAGACGGTAGCTAACGTATTGCAGCTCTGAATTGCCGTTATAGCTCTGAATTGGAAATACAGAACGAAAAGCGGCTTCAAGACCGTATTGTCCTTCAGGATCCTGTTCGATGAACTTTTCGAACGAATCGAGCTGGATCGATAGCAGGTATGGAATGTCCAACACTTGTGGACGAGTACCAAAGTCCTTACGGATGCGCTTTTTCTCGGTATAAGAGTAAACCATGGGGTTCCTCAGCTCGCTGATAAGTGACCCAAACTGTCCGCCTTTCAGGTTAAAAAGGGTGAGGACAGTGACTAATCGCTGTTTACTGTAGTGTGAATTCATTGCGTTGAAATGAACTCATTTGCATGAGTATGGAACGCTTAAACAGCGGGAAAATTCGCCCATACCCTACAGCGCAAAAAGGCCGGTGGTTATTAAACCACCAGCCATTAGCCTTTCGGCTAAGAAATTAAGTAGGAATTACTTAACTTCAACAGTTGCACCAGCTTCTTCAAGCTCTTTCTTCAGTGCTTCTGCTTCTTCTTTAGATACAGCTTCTTTAACAGTTGCTGGAGCGCCGTCTACAAGAGCTTTAGCTTCTTTCAGACCTAGGCCAGTTGCGCCACGTACTGCTTTGATAACAGCAACTTTGTTCGCGCCTGCAGCAGACAGAACTACGTTGAATTCAGTTTGCTCTTCAACAGCAGCAGCAGCAGCTGGACCAGAAACAACTGCAGCAGCAGCAGAAACACCGAACTTCTCTTCCATAGCAGAGATCAGTTCAACAACTTGCATTACAGACATTTCTGCAATAGCGTCTAGGATTTGCTCGTTAGTAATAGACATAACAATTCTCTTTTAAGTCAACAATAAGTTTATTTAGCAACCAGTAAAAAGCAAAAGCGATTTTGCTTATGCAGCTTCTTTTTGATCGCGGACAGCAGCGATTGTACGAACCAGCTTGCCAGCAGAAGCTTCTTTCATGCACATCATCAGGCGTGCAATCGCTTCGTCGTAAGTTGGTAGTGTCGCTAGTACTTCAGGGTCAGTCAGTACACCTTCAAATGCAGCTGCTTTGATTTCGAATGCTTTGTTCTCTTTAGCGAAGTCTTTGAAAAGACGCGCTGCAGCACCTGGGTGCTCATTAGAGAAGCCGATCAAAGTAGGACCTACGAATACGTCTTTCAGACATTCGTAAGCTGTGCCTTCTACTGCGCGACGTGCCAGTGTGTTACGAACAACTTTCAGGTAAACGCCCGCTTCACGAGCTTGTTTACGCAGATTAGTCATCGCAGCAACTTGAACACCACGAGAGTCAGCAACAACTGCAGAAAGTGCACCACTGGCCGCTTCGTTGACTTCAGCAACAATTGCTTTTTTGTCTTGAAGATTTAAAGCCATCTTGGATTAACTCCTGGTTGTCGTTACACCGCTCACTATTATCAACAACAGTGAGAGCTTTTTTGGTGCAGTCCCAGAAGAAAGGTAACTTAAAAAGTAGATCTTTCTGTCAGTTCGGGCACCATCTACGTAGGTTTTATTAAGTTATCCGAAGATAACGCCTACGGTCTTGGACGGAGACTGGTTTTTCACCACAAGGGTAAAAGTTCAGCCCCAACCACAAATATTAGGCGCAGAATTATACACAAATTCTGCGCCTAAGCAAATGCATTAAGCTTGTGCGCTCAGAGTATTCTGATCGACAGCAACGCCAGCACCCATAGTAGTAGAGATGCTTACCTTCTTCACGAAAACGCCTTTCGCAGAAGATGGTTTTGCTTTTTTCAGAGCAACCAACAGAGCTTCTAAGTTCTCTTTCAGTTGTTCAGTTTCGAACGATACCTTACCGATAGTGGTATGGATGATACCGTTCTTGTCGTTACGGTAACGAACCTGACCAGCTTTCGCGTTCTTAACCGCTTCAGCAACGTTAGGAGTTACAGTACCAACTTTCGGGTTTGGCATCAGACCACGTGGGCCTAGGATAGTACCTAGTTGACCAACAACGCGCATTGCATCTGGAGATGCGATAACTACGTCGAAGTTCATTTCGCCTTTTTTCACTAGGTCAGCCAGATCTTCCATACCAACCAGTTCCGCACCAGCAGCTTTAGCCGCTTCAGCGTTAGCACCTTGAGTGAATACCGCTACGCGGATGTCACGGCCAGTACCGTGTGGTAGCACAGTCGCACCACGAACGTTTTGGTCAGATTTACGAGCATCGATACCCAGGTTAACAGCAACGTCAACTGATTCAACGAACTTAGCTGTTGCTAGCTCTTTCAGCAGAGCAACTGCTTCGTTGATGTCGTACTCTTTAGTTACATCCACTTTTGCGCGGATAGTACGCATACGCTTAGTTAGTTTTGCCATTGTATTAACCCTCAACCACTAGGCCCATTGAGCGAGCAGTACCTGCGATAGAACGCTTCATCGCTTCAATATCAGCACCAGTCATATCAGCCGCTTTAGTTGCAGCGATTTCTTGGATTTGAGCGTCAGTGATTGTGCCCACTTTAGCAGTGTTAGGACGTGCAGAACCAGACTTGATACCTGCTGCTTTCTTCAGAAGAACTGCTGCTGGTGGAGTCTTAGTTTCGAACGTGAAAGAACGGTCGCTGTATACAGTAATAACTACTGGTGTTGGCAGACCTTTCTCTAGAGATTCTGTACGTGCGTTGAACGCTTTACAGAATTCCATGATGTTAACACCACGTTGACCCAGAGCTGGACCTACTGGTGGACTTGGGTTTGCCATGCCAGCTGCAACTTGCAGCTTTACATAAGCTTCAACTTTCTTAGCCATGATATTTCCTAGATTATGGGTACAAACGCTAATCGATTGATCAGCTCCCCGAGTTTCATAAAGAACCTGTAAAAAGGCGCGAAATTATAGTCATAATCCACGCCCCACACAAGCCTAAAGAGATGCTTTTTTAATCAAGCTTTTCCACTTGACCAAATTCGAGTTCAACAGGTGTTGCACGACCAAAGATCGAAACCGACACTTTCAAGCGGCTCTTCTCATAATCCACTTCTTCAACGGTACCGTTGAAATCAGCAAATGGACCATCATTAACGCGAACAACTTCACCTGCTTCAAACATGGTTTTCGGACGCGGTGCTTCACTGGCTTTTTCAAGACGGTTAAGAATAGCATCCGCTTCCTTATCCGTGATCGGAGCTGGGCGATCCGATGTACCACCGATGAATCCCATTACGCGAGGTACGCTACGTACCAAGTGCCAAGATTCATCATTCATGATCATTTGCACTAGAACATAACCAGGGAAGAATTTACGTTCGCTTTTGCGGCGTTGGCCAGCGCGCATTTCCACCACTTCTTCTGTTGGTACTAACACTTCACCAAACAGCTCTTCCATACCATGCATTTTGATATGTTCACGAAGTGATTGAGCAACACGTCCTTCAAATCCCGAGAAGGCTTGAACTACATACCAGCGTTTTTTGGGAGCTTCACTCATGTATTAAACCCTCTACTATACTCCGGTCGCAAAGGCCACTAGACGAACCATAATGCCGTCAATACCCCAAAGCGCCAGAGACATTACAATACTTACTGCTAAAACGATTAATGTTGTTTGCATGGTTTCTTGGCGGGTAGGCCAAACCACTTTACGAACTTCCATACGAGATTCGCGTGCAAAAATAATCGCTTCTTTGCCTTTTGTTGTTGTAGCAGCAACACCGAGTGCTGCAGCAATCAACACAATGACACCTGCGGCACGAGCCACCACAGACAGTTCACCATACAGGTAATTACCCACAACAGCGGCAAGCAGCAGAACAAAAGTGATTACCCACTTCAGAGTATCTGCTGCATTTGAGCTATCAGGAGCTTCAGCGTTGTTTGCTTTCATAGACCAACCTGTCACAAATCTGACTTCTAGACGACAACGACCCCGCTGTTGCAGGGCAAATCCATTCGGTCAACGCAATGCGTTGATTCCATACTAAAGAGCGAGAAAATACTCTCTCAACCCCAAACTTTGACTGCGACTGATCAATAAATCGACACATTATTACGCAGTGCAGAAAAAGGGCATCAAATGATGCCCTTTTTAGTAGTGCTTAGTCAAATAATTAAGCGATGATCTTAGCTACAACACCAGCACCTACAGTACGACCACCTTCACGGATCGCAAAACGTAGACCTTCGTCCATCGCGATTGGTGCAATCAGGTCTACAACCATCTTGATGTTGTCGCCTGGCATTACCATTTCTACGCCTTCTGGAAGCTCGATGCTGCCTGTTACGTCAGTTGTACGGAAGTAGAACTGTGGACGGTAACCTTTGAAGAATGGAGTATGACGGCCACCTTCGTCTTTTGACAGTACGTATACTTCTGATTCGAACTTAGTGTGTGGGGTGATTGAACCTGGCTTCGCCAGTACTTGACCACGCTCTACTTCGTCACGCTTTGTACCACGTAGTAGTGCACCAACGTTCTCACCTGCACGACCTTCGTCAAGCAGCTTACGGAACATCTCTACACCTGTACAAGTAGTAGTCACTGTGTCTTTGATACCTACGATCGCAACTTCGTCACCTACACGCAGAATACCACGCTCGATACGACCTGTTACTACTGTACCACGACCTTGGATTGAGAATACGTCTTCGATTGGCATCAGGAATGCCATGTCTACTGCGCGCTCTGGCTCTGGAATGTAAGAGTCTAGCGCTTCTGCTAGTTCTACAATCTTCGCTTCCCACTGTGCTTCGCCGTTTAGCGCGCCTAGTGCAGAACCTTGGATTACAGGCAGGTCATCACCTGGGAAATCGTACTCAGAAAGTAGCTCACGCACTTCCATTTCAACTAGCTCTAGAAGCTCTTCATCATCAACCATGTCACATTTGTTCATGAATACGATGATGTAAGGAATACCTACCTGGCGACCCAGAAGGATGTGCTCACGAGTTTGTGGCATTGGACCATCTGTCGCAGCAACAACTAGGATACCGCCGTCCATCTGTGCAGCACCAGTGATCATGTTCTTAACATAATCCGCGTGTCCTGGACAGTCTACGTGTGCGTAGTGACGGTTTGGTGTGTCGTACTCTACGTGAGAAGTATTGATTGTAATACCACGCTCACGCTCTTCTGGTGCGTTGTCGATTGACGCGAAGTCACGAGCTTTACCGCCGTAAACTTTAGCAAGAGTAGTACAGATAGCTGCAGTTAGAGTTGTTTTACCGTGGTCAACGTGGCCGATAGTACCAACGTTTACGTGCGGTTTCGTACGTTCAAATTTCTCTTTAGACATGAGTTGTCCCTCTAGGTACGGATTTAGGTGGCTTTTGAGATGACCACGCAACCAAAAAATATCGGTAGTAAAGTATATATCAAAAGGAAAATTTTGCTTAGAGCTGGTGCTGATAGGCAGAATCGAACTGCCGACCTCATCCTTACCAAGGATGCGCTCTACCATCTGAGCTATATCAGCACTCTAAAATGAGTGGAGCGGGCAGCGGGAATCGAACCCGCATCATCAGCTTGGAAGGCTGAGGTAATAGCCATTATACGATGCCCGCACACGTAACTCTGAGAGCTATTTCCTTAAGAATATGGTGGAGGGGGACGGATTCGAACCATCGAAGGCGGAGCCGGCAGATTTACAGTCTGCTCCCTTTGGCCACTCGGGAACCCCTCCAAATTTTTAGACCATTTTCACTGCTAGTGGAGAAAATGGTGCCGACTACCGGAATCGAACTGGTGACCTACTGATTACAAGTCAGTTGCTCTACCTACTGAGCTAAGTCGGCATAAGTGGAGCGCATTCTAGTGAATGATTCCGAGGGTTGCAACCCTTATCTCGAAAAAAAATCATTTTTCAGGGCTTTTTATTTAATAGATGTTTTTTCGGGCAAATTACCGCGTAATCGCTAATTCTCACATCATTCTATTTTGTTTTATCTTTCGCTTATTGTATTTTCACTTTCCTTATTATTAACCACATGATTGAACCGATGATGAGTCCTTATTTAACCTTTGATCGCCAACACTGGGCTGAATTACGTAATTCAGTACCCATGACGCTGTCGGAAAGCGATCTTAAGGAATTACAAGGAATCAACGATCATTTAACTATGACCGAAGCGGTTGAAATCTATCTTCCCCTCGCTCGCCTGCTCAATCTGTATGTGGCTGCTCGTCAGAGTCGCAATGGTGTATTACATCAGTTTTTAGGGAATACGGAATCGGCTCCACCTTTTGTCATTGGCATTGCTGGCAGCGTTGCGGTCGGTAAAAGTACCACAGCACGTTTGCTGAAAGCCCTGTTATCTCGTTGGGAAAATCATCCGAAAGTAGAAC
It encodes:
- the rplL gene encoding 50S ribosomal protein L7/L12 encodes the protein MSITNEQILDAIAEMSVMQVVELISAMEEKFGVSAAAAVVSGPAAAAAVEEQTEFNVVLSAAGANKVAVIKAVRGATGLGLKEAKALVDGAPATVKEAVSKEEAEALKKELEEAGATVEVK
- the rplJ gene encoding 50S ribosomal protein L10; translated protein: MALNLQDKKAIVAEVNEAASGALSAVVADSRGVQVAAMTNLRKQAREAGVYLKVVRNTLARRAVEGTAYECLKDVFVGPTLIGFSNEHPGAAARLFKDFAKENKAFEIKAAAFEGVLTDPEVLATLPTYDEAIARLMMCMKEASAGKLVRTIAAVRDQKEAA
- the rplA gene encoding 50S ribosomal protein L1 produces the protein MAKLTKRMRTIRAKVDVTKEYDINEAVALLKELATAKFVESVDVAVNLGIDARKSDQNVRGATVLPHGTGRDIRVAVFTQGANAEAAKAAGAELVGMEDLADLVKKGEMNFDVVIASPDAMRVVGQLGTILGPRGLMPNPKVGTVTPNVAEAVKNAKAGQVRYRNDKNGIIHTTIGKVSFETEQLKENLEALLVALKKAKPSSAKGVFVKKVSISTTMGAGVAVDQNTLSAQA
- the rplK gene encoding 50S ribosomal protein L11, whose translation is MAKKVEAYVKLQVAAGMANPSPPVGPALGQRGVNIMEFCKAFNARTESLEKGLPTPVVITVYSDRSFTFETKTPPAAVLLKKAAGIKSGSARPNTAKVGTITDAQIQEIAATKAADMTGADIEAMKRSIAGTARSMGLVVEG
- the nusG gene encoding transcription termination/antitermination protein NusG translates to MSEAPKKRWYVVQAFSGFEGRVAQSLREHIKMHGMEELFGEVLVPTEEVVEMRAGQRRKSERKFFPGYVLVQMIMNDESWHLVRSVPRVMGFIGGTSDRPAPITDKEADAILNRLEKASEAPRPKTMFEAGEVVRVNDGPFADFNGTVEEVDYEKSRLKVSVSIFGRATPVELEFGQVEKLD
- the secE gene encoding preprotein translocase subunit SecE; the protein is MKANNAEAPDSSNAADTLKWVITFVLLLAAVVGNYLYGELSVVARAAGVIVLIAAALGVAATTTKGKEAIIFARESRMEVRKVVWPTRQETMQTTLIVLAVSIVMSLALWGIDGIMVRLVAFATGV
- the tuf gene encoding elongation factor Tu — encoded protein: MSKEKFERTKPHVNVGTIGHVDHGKTTLTAAICTTLAKVYGGKARDFASIDNAPEERERGITINTSHVEYDTPNRHYAHVDCPGHADYVKNMITGAAQMDGGILVVAATDGPMPQTREHILLGRQVGIPYIIVFMNKCDMVDDEELLELVEMEVRELLSEYDFPGDDLPVIQGSALGALNGEAQWEAKIVELAEALDSYIPEPERAVDMAFLMPIEDVFSIQGRGTVVTGRIERGILRVGDEVAIVGIKDTVTTTCTGVEMFRKLLDEGRAGENVGALLRGTKRDEVERGQVLAKPGSITPHTKFESEVYVLSKDEGGRHTPFFKGYRPQFYFRTTDVTGSIELPEGVEMVMPGDNIKMVVDLIAPIAMDEGLRFAIREGGRTVGAGVVAKIIA